CAGGGGACAACCCCAATAGCCTTGCAGGTACTTCAGGTTCTCCTGATTTTCTACATATGAGTCATATGATGTCTGTTTTCTCATATAAAAAAACCCTAGTATAAAGCTTACAAGAGCCCTTAGATACTgcaaattaaaaaatatatttttcataCGCTGAGATAATGCAGGCTTAACTCTGAGAAATCCTGGTGACCTAGCAATCAGCCTTGGAACAAGTGATACAGTAATCATCTATCACCATGCCTACAAATTATTGTATTTTTCTTAAGAGCAATGCTGTAATATGAACGTGCATTTAGTCTGTACATTAGGAGATGGTTTTGAATTTAGCCTATTGTGCGAATCAAACCTATTTTTTTCTTGTAATGCGATGGAACAATTAGTAAAAGGATTTGCAAAAAAAGATGTGATTGTGTAACATAATTTTTGTTTGTATCAACCTTTGCTCGTAATTGTGAGTTTGGGACGCCTTTATGATCTTTCAGGTATTTGGGGTAACTGACGTCCCTGAACCATCCCTGGATGGAAACATCCTTCCTAATCCAGTTGACCCCAGCACCTACATGGTTATGCTTTGCTACAAAAATGGATCTCTAACTCGAGAAGGTACCATTTTCAGTGCCTTCTATTGTGCTGTTGCTCTTGCTAACTTATGTACTTCATTGTCAGACATTCGCGATCGTTATGCTGAGAAATCATGGGATGTGTTCAACAACTTGCTTGAGCAAACAGACCCCTTAAATGGTACGCGATGTATTTGATCAAAATGTTTAGTATCCTTCAAAATGCATATCTTGAAAAGGTGGTGTGGATTTCATTGGATTAAGGTTTTTTTTCCGATTAATAGATTAAGGTATTTAAACTAGCAGGTCTATAAAAGTTTACATTTCGGCAAGTTGGTACACATGTTTGATTATGCGTTGATCCCACTAAGGTTAAGGCAGTTGCTATGAAAAGCCTGTCTTTCCTTCAATCGGGCTAGATTCTTTCATTGGCCACAGAATGGTAGCTTTCACATGGATTATTATGTCTCGTGTTTTTCTTCTTTCACAGGAGGGAAACTAGGATTTTACTACAAGGAGCACGAGATCCTGCCACCACTTCCAGGTTATTATCGACCTTGCATATCGTTCCCCATCCTCTCTTCATGTCATCGCTCACACCATGTGCTAATATATGTGCCTAGTCGGGTTTCACCGCTACATTGTTGACACTTTAACCAGTGGACCATTAGCTGAGACCAAGGAACGTCAGAAGGACGAGTTTGATCCTCCGTCAGAGGTTGGAGTACTACAACTTGTTGGTgtcatttttgttttttgaaataGACTTGCCGGTGTCATGAAACGATTGAACATGCCAAATACAGTTTCCACCGGTGGTTTAACAAGGAGTTATTCAGGTGCGCGCGTTAATAGAAGGCCAGTTCATGTCCATGAGGGGACATGCTGAGAGATGCGGCCTGCCGGTGCCCCCGAAGCGGATCATAGCAACTGGTGGCGCATCGTCAAACCAGGCAATTCTGAAGACGTTGGCGTCCGTTTTTGGCTGTCCAGTTTACACTGTTCAAAGACCAGGCATGTGCATGAAATTTAAACCACCTGCTTAGATACCCAACTGTTCCCTTCTTGTTATGCATTACATGACCTTAAAACAATGAGCTGAATATAGTATGCATCTAACCGATCGATATGCAGACTCTGCATCGCTGGGTGCTGCTCTAAGGGCAGCCCATGGGTGGCTCTGCAAGAAGCAGGGCGAGTTCGTGCCGATCTCACGCGTGTACTCGGGCGGATCGGATAGGACATCGCTCAGCATGAAGCTGGCTGTTCCATTTGGGGGCTGCGAGGGGGACGATGAGCTGCTGAACAAGTACACGTTGTTGGTGGAGAAGAGGCTGGAGATTGAGCAGAAGCTTGTGGAGAGGTTTGGCCGTGTGAAGTAGCTTGTTTTGGGCAACATTTCTTGTGGATATCGAAAGTCGGGCGACCGTAGTGGACCTCTGAAGATGCATCTTCAGAGAAGGATAGTAGAGAAATTGGATCAGAACTTGAGGTGTGCAGGTGCAGCAGTAGCTGCCCAATTTAGGCATGGACAGTCGCCATGGTAACATCGTGTCATGGGTAAGGACTTGTGTTTTGTTGAGCATGTGTTTTATTCAGCATGCAATGCTTTGGCAAAATTATGTAAGCGCCCGCCTATGTATCAGGCGACCGGAAAAACTTTTCAGCTTCAGCCAATTCGCCAGTGCGATCCCTTTCTTCAGCCCTGTTTGTATCCACTTGAACTTAATGCTCCTCATTTTGAGTCAGTAAAAGCCACCCTTTGTCGGAAACTCCACGTCTTGGCGAGCCATGGCTCAGGGCTTCTTCAGGTGAAATCAACCAAGTGGAAACATTTTTTTGGTTGAATGAGGTTTAGCAAAGGCGCAAAACTATACAGCAAATGTTTTTGTCAGTCAGTCGTGTTTTGGCCAATGTTTGCAAGGGATGGACAATGAGGGCATGAGCCAGTCATCATAAAGACCAAACTATTGTTTGTGACCAAAAAAAACTTGGTAAGATGGATTTGGGACACTGGGAAAACATGCAGCGTATAACGACAAGCCACGGCGGGACCTACTCCGTCCGGGACATAGAATCTGAATTGCATCTGCAAGATTCAAAGCGAAGTCGGCATCGGCTTTTGCCATCCCATTCCCAGGTGCCACTCCACGCTACAACTTGCAAAGCAGCTCCCACTTCCAAAAGTTCATGACAAAAGGTTGGTCGACCACAACGCTTGACAGCAAGATGGACATGCTCAAGATGTCAAAAAAATAGATGGACAGGGCACAAGGgggggctaaatttcgtgttttgacccttttcgcaTAGAAATTCGGGATCTGACCCCTGTTGGAAAGAGTATCAGGATTTGACCCTTTCGCTACCGCCAGGGGTtatggcggtagggttagacaggccaccgccagggtccatggcggtagggtgcgacggaggggaaCGGCAGCCGTTTGCCcgagctgacgtggataagtaacctaccgccagggcccctggcggtagCCTGTCTAAACCTACCGCCAGAACCCCTGGCGGTAGGTGGTGGCTGGGTTTTTGCCTACGAAAGTTTCTGTAACGAAATATCGAagtgccctggcggtagggtcctgtgttttACACATTCAAGTTTAACTGCTTGTTTCTTTTCACATCAATGATATAGCGGCTAAAAAATAGATCTCAAATAAATGGCATTACATACACAATAATAACACTTGAAGTATATAGACATGTTTTTTATCATGAAAGTATATACTCATTTCTTTTACCATGAAAGTATACTCATATTGACAAGAATAAATGGCATGAAGTTAACTTAATGTTCAAACTGAATTGATAATGAACAAATGGCATTACAAGAGGTACATAGTTTCATTATTCATCGAGAACATAATTGAAAGACACAAGACAAACTAGTAAGACGATTTGCTGATAATTTCGAAGAGCGGGCAGACATCATCATCTTCAGAGCTCCTCGTATGTTAGGCCTGGCCGTGGAGACAGATACGGCAACGGATCcaccggttcaggcggaggcggaaCACTGGTCGACATCCGATCGTTCAAGCACTCCCACCTTGCCCTGCCCGTTGGAGTTTTCGCCTCCGCCCTTCCCCAGTTGATGATATCGAACGCAGATGCACTTGGGGGCGGCATCCTGGCTCTCTCCTCCGCATTGCTCTCGAAGTAGATTCTCCGGCCCAAATTGCTCAGGAGATAGTTGGAGTAATTCTGCGCAACTTCAATGCATGCTTCCCGGCGGACACGGCAAATACTTGGATCTGCCTCCATCTCTGCCTTCACTTTCTTCCACTCCTTCACCCTCTGCAACCAACCCGTGACATCGTCAAGGATCCGCTCTGCCCTCTCGTGCCACCGCTTTGCCCTCGTCGCCTGTAGGACCTCGTCTGAGACAGATCCCACCGGCTGCAGCAGCTCGGGGAAGGTCTCGTACATGTACGGGAGCGGCATCTCTGACGGAATGTGCTGCAGAGGAGTAGGAGGAGCAGGCGGTGATGGAGTCGGCGGTGCTTGCTCCATGCTTTCGTACCTAAACATATAGATTCATCACACAAAAGGTTCATCGCCATGAAAAAAAATCTAAACCTAGGTTCATTTTGAGAGTTCAACATTTGTTCTCCAACTACATCCACTACTTGAATCATAGCATATCAACATGAATCATCATATCACAACAAATTCCTCCACACATGCATCATATAAAAAAATCCTCCAAAAataatatgaactagggttcatcttcacataaCCATACCAACTAGTGACTAGAGTTCATATCTAACAAAATATAACATCTAGAATCAACCTAAATCAATCCTAGGGTTCAAAATAATTAAATCTAGTTCAAAAAAGGGAGTGATTTGAATCAAATAATGCGACGAATCGGAAGCTATTTGTCTAAAACTAACTGAAGGGATCGAAGAAGCTTACCTTGCTTTCTttcgggccatctcgatccgcaaaaacggTGAAGAAACGACGAAGATCAGAGGgaggagtggaggagatgagagagggggcgagaggaagAACTCCTCTGTTCTTGGGGCGGCTGGTTGGGGGGGAAGGGGGAGGGGTGGGGCGGCCCGCGGCTTATAAGTGCCCTAGACCCTACCGCCAGGTTCCCTGGCGGTAGGATCGGACAGGCTACCGCCAGGGCATGTGGCGGTAGGGTGGGACGGACAGGGAAGGAGACTGTTAAcgctgctgacgtggataagtgtcCTACCGCCACAGGTTCTGGCGGTAGGCTAGGTAATCCTACCGCCAGGGCTCGTGGCGGTAggaaaaagggtcaaatctcgaaaaAAAAATCAAACATGGGTCATATCCTGAATTTCTAtgcgaaaagggtcaaaacacgaaatttgacCACAAGGGGGTGGAGCGGAAAGACGTGCGCGCGTACTGGGTCGCCATGGAAAGTTGCTTCCTCGCCGGGGTGCCAAGAGCGCATAgttttagggcatgtacaatgcatgGCCCTAGGGTGATGCCTCATACGTCATGTAGGATCAAATGTCGCTTGCTGCCATCCTGGATAAGGTTAAGGCCGCGGGCCATATTCAGGGGATCACTCCCCATTTGGCCAGTGGCGTCGGGATCTTCCTGCTCCAGTACGctgacgacaccatcatcatggtagAAGGCTCGGACGCGAACATCACgaacctgaagttcctcctcctctatttccaacaaatgtctggcctcaagatcaacttcgacaagagtgatgtGATGGTCTTGGGCTACCCCCGACTCAGGCCCTTGACATTGCCAACCGCCTTAACTGCCGCCTGGGCTCCTTCCCCACGATCTACTTGGGCACGCCCATTAGTGACTCTCGGCTCACAGTCGTGGACTTGCGTCCGTCTGTGGCCAAGTTGCAGACTCGCATTGAGCCTTGGCAGGGTAGATGGTTGTCGAAGGCGGCTCGGACGATTCTCATCAACTCCTCCCTCTCTAGCCTCCTcttgttcctcatgagcttctatagccttCACGAGCCCCTTCACCATGAGATCGCCAAAATCCAATCTCGATTCTACTGGGCTGGCGATAATAataagcagaagtaccatatggtTAGCTGGCCGGACATCTGCAAGCCCCGTGACCAAGGAGGCCTCGGTATCATGTGCTCTAAGCGCATGAATATTGCCCTCCTTTCCCGCTGGCTTTGGCGCATTTCGCAAGGGCATGGGGGCCTATGGTTGGACATCATCGGGAACAAGTACCTACGTGGGCAACCACTGGCCTTCTGTCAAAGGTCCGGCGGTTCCCAGTTTTGGCAGTCGGTCATCCAACTGCTACCCGTCCTCCGCATAGGAACGTCCATCTCGGTTGGATCGGGGGCGGCTACTTTGTTCTGGTTCGACCGTTGGGCGGGTGACTCCCCCTTCGCGGCCCGCTTCCTCGTCCTCTTCGCCATCGCTGTCGTCCCCACGATCTCTATAgagagggcccttattgacttagggcgcctcgccttCCGGAGGCCATTTGGCCCTCCGGAGGCCGCCGCTTGGCAGGAGCTGCTTGACTGCATCGCCCTCCACGAGCCGGTTGTGGATGCTGGCCCAGATGAGGTTCGGTGGCGTCTCGAGCCTTCgggccaattctccaccaagtccctcTATCTGGCCATCGCCCCCTCGTCCGCTCCGCTCCCCCTTTCG
This region of Triticum aestivum cultivar Chinese Spring chromosome 2D, IWGSC CS RefSeq v2.1, whole genome shotgun sequence genomic DNA includes:
- the LOC123053816 gene encoding xylulose kinase 2 isoform X2; this encodes MWAEALDLLLRRLKPRVDYGRVAAVSGSAQQHGSVYWGRGAGAALASLDPAWGLAPQLAGAFAAPESPVWMDSSTTAQCREVEAALGGALALARMTGCRAHERCTGPQIRKMFQMRRGIYDGTERISLVSSFMASLLIGGYACIDQTDGAGMNLMDIETRQLRQDALEATAPDLDVKIGKLAPAHAIAGTLAPYFVQRFQFTSNCLVVQWSGDNPNSLAGLTLRNPGDLAISLGTSDTVFGVTDVPEPSLDGNILPNPVDPSTYMVMLCYKNGSLTREDIRDRYAEKSWDVFNNLLEQTDPLNGGKLGFYYKEHEILPPLPVGFHRYIVDTLTSGPLAETKERQKDEFDPPSEVRALIEGQFMSMRGHAERCGLPVPPKRIIATGGASSNQAILKTLASVFGCPVYTVQRPDSASLGAALRAAHGWLCKKQGEFVPISRVYSGGSDRTSLSMKLAVPFGGCEGDDELLNKYTLLVEKRLEIEQKLVERFGRVK